In the genome of Nocardia sp. NBC_00416, one region contains:
- a CDS encoding SDR family NAD(P)-dependent oxidoreductase, translating to MSELRFDDRVAVITGAGRGLGRAYALLLAARGAKVVVNDVGGSIPGGDSDIGVAGSVAEEIRAAGGEAIASADSVATAAGGAAIVAAASDTYGRIDILIHNAGNVRYAPLTEMSYEDFESVLDVHLRGAFHVVRAAFPAMRDAGYGRVVLTSSIGGLYGNQNVANYAVAKAGVIGLSNVVALEGAEHGVKSNVIVPAAVTRLADGLDTSKYPPMEPELVAPAVGWLAHETCSVTGEMLVALAGRVARAYIAETPGVYRPDWTIEAVGEQIDDIRDTNDSWLLPVVPSAHSDHIGRSFAMAMGGQ from the coding sequence ATGTCCGAATTGCGGTTCGACGACCGGGTCGCCGTGATCACCGGCGCCGGTCGCGGGCTGGGGCGGGCGTATGCGCTGCTGCTCGCCGCCCGCGGCGCGAAGGTCGTGGTCAACGATGTCGGCGGCAGTATCCCCGGCGGTGACAGCGATATCGGGGTGGCCGGCAGCGTCGCCGAGGAGATCCGCGCCGCCGGCGGGGAAGCGATCGCCAGCGCCGACTCGGTGGCCACCGCCGCGGGCGGGGCGGCCATCGTCGCCGCCGCGTCGGACACCTACGGCCGGATCGACATCCTGATCCACAACGCCGGCAATGTGCGCTATGCCCCGCTCACCGAGATGAGCTACGAGGATTTCGAATCCGTGCTCGATGTGCATCTGCGGGGCGCCTTCCACGTGGTGCGCGCGGCCTTCCCCGCGATGCGCGACGCGGGATACGGCCGGGTGGTGCTGACTTCCTCGATCGGCGGGCTGTACGGGAACCAGAACGTCGCCAACTACGCCGTCGCCAAGGCCGGGGTGATCGGGCTGTCGAATGTGGTGGCACTCGAGGGCGCCGAACACGGGGTGAAATCCAATGTGATCGTGCCCGCCGCGGTGACGCGGCTGGCCGACGGGCTGGACACCTCGAAATATCCGCCGATGGAACCCGAACTGGTGGCTCCGGCCGTGGGCTGGCTGGCCCACGAGACCTGTTCGGTCACCGGCGAAATGCTGGTCGCGCTGGCCGGACGGGTGGCCCGCGCGTATATCGCGGAGACGCCGGGTGTGTACCGGCCGGATTGGACGATCGAGGCGGTCGGCGAACAGATAGACGACATACGCGATACCAACGATTCATGGCTGCTGCCGGTGGTGCCATCGGCCCACAGCGACCATATCGGCCGAAGCTTCGCAATGGCCATGGGAGGACAGTGA
- a CDS encoding thiamine pyrophosphate-binding protein translates to MTVKVYERILDLFEAEGINTLFGIPDPNFVHLFHLADERGWNVVSPHHEESAGFMAEAVSRMTGKAAVCIGTLGPGVANLAGAMMCAKVENSPVIFLGGQRARITEQRVRRGRIQFVKQSGLFEPSVKYAASIEYADQTDEVIREGLRKALTGTPGPVYIEYPSHVIQEELDVAPALPPERYRLVGQTAGPDKVAAAAELIRAAKQPVLLVGHGVHTTRAGASVKALADLMACPVVQTSGGTSYIEGLEDRTFPYGFSPSAVEAVVQSDLCLAIGTELGEPVHYGRGRHWLDNEANRKWILIEQDPTAIGVNRPIDVPLVGDLRAVVPQLVEALRETPRTPTPELARWIEQDAARLAELAESAPSGMTPVHPARLVVEATKDFPSDGILVRDGGATTIFGWTYTQCKPHDVVWNQNFGHLGTGLPYAVGASVADGGKRPVLLITGDSSFQFQIAELETAARLNLPLVSVVAVDYAWGLEVGVYKRTFGQGSRETAVHWSKDTRLDKVAEGFGCYGEYVETDAEIAPAIKRAFASGKPGVIHVAVDPKANSEEMPSYDEFRTWYAEGMQ, encoded by the coding sequence ATGACGGTCAAGGTTTACGAACGGATTCTGGATCTCTTCGAGGCCGAAGGCATCAATACCCTTTTCGGCATCCCGGATCCGAACTTCGTGCACCTGTTCCACCTCGCCGACGAACGCGGCTGGAACGTGGTGTCCCCCCACCATGAGGAATCGGCCGGGTTCATGGCCGAAGCGGTGTCCCGGATGACCGGGAAGGCCGCGGTGTGCATCGGCACCCTCGGCCCGGGTGTCGCGAACCTGGCCGGTGCGATGATGTGCGCGAAAGTGGAGAACTCCCCGGTGATCTTCCTGGGTGGCCAGCGCGCCCGGATCACCGAGCAGCGGGTGCGACGCGGCCGGATCCAGTTCGTGAAGCAGTCCGGCCTGTTCGAGCCGTCGGTGAAGTACGCGGCGAGCATCGAATACGCCGATCAGACCGACGAAGTCATTCGTGAGGGGTTGCGCAAAGCCCTCACCGGCACCCCCGGACCCGTCTATATCGAGTACCCCTCCCATGTGATCCAGGAGGAACTCGACGTCGCCCCGGCGCTGCCGCCGGAACGCTACCGGCTGGTCGGGCAGACCGCGGGACCCGATAAGGTCGCCGCCGCCGCCGAACTCATCCGCGCCGCGAAGCAGCCGGTCCTGCTGGTCGGACACGGGGTGCACACCACCCGTGCCGGCGCCTCGGTGAAGGCGCTCGCCGATCTCATGGCCTGCCCGGTGGTCCAGACCTCCGGCGGCACCTCCTACATCGAGGGCCTCGAGGACCGCACCTTCCCCTACGGCTTCTCGCCGTCCGCGGTCGAGGCGGTCGTGCAATCGGACCTGTGCCTGGCCATCGGCACCGAGCTCGGTGAGCCCGTCCACTACGGCCGCGGCCGGCACTGGCTGGACAACGAGGCGAACCGGAAGTGGATCCTGATCGAACAGGACCCCACCGCGATCGGCGTGAACCGGCCCATCGACGTACCTCTGGTCGGCGATCTCCGCGCCGTCGTCCCGCAACTGGTCGAGGCGCTGCGGGAAACTCCGCGCACGCCGACCCCGGAACTCGCGCGCTGGATCGAACAGGATGCCGCCCGCCTGGCCGAACTCGCCGAATCCGCACCCTCCGGAATGACTCCGGTGCATCCGGCCCGACTGGTGGTCGAGGCCACCAAGGATTTCCCGTCCGACGGAATCCTCGTACGCGACGGCGGGGCCACCACGATCTTCGGCTGGACCTACACCCAGTGCAAACCGCACGATGTGGTCTGGAACCAGAACTTCGGCCATCTGGGCACCGGCCTGCCCTACGCCGTGGGCGCCTCGGTCGCCGACGGCGGGAAGCGGCCCGTACTCCTGATCACCGGCGATTCGTCGTTCCAGTTCCAGATCGCGGAACTGGAAACGGCGGCCCGGCTGAATCTTCCGCTCGTCTCGGTGGTCGCCGTCGACTACGCGTGGGGCCTGGAAGTCGGCGTCTACAAACGCACCTTCGGCCAAGGTTCCCGGGAGACCGCGGTGCATTGGAGCAAGGACACCCGGCTCGACAAGGTCGCCGAGGGGTTCGGCTGCTACGGCGAATACGTCGAAACCGACGCCGAGATCGCCCCCGCCATCAAACGCGCGTTCGCCAGCGGTAAGCCCGGCGTCATCCATGTCGCGGTCGATCCGAAAGCCAATTCCGAGGAAATGCCGAGCTACGACGAGTTCCGCACCTGGTACGCGGAAGGAATGCAGTGA